One segment of Pleomorphomonas sp. PLEO DNA contains the following:
- a CDS encoding ABC transporter substrate-binding protein: MLTRAFLAAVVALGFSAGAAQAKDLTLCWAAWDPANALVELSKEYEAQSGNKMHFEFVPWTSFADRMLNELNSGGKLCDLMIGDSQWIGGAAENGQYIKLNDFFDANKIKMDDFIPATVVGYSEWPKNTPNYWALPAFGDVVGWTYRKDWFARPELKTEFKAKYGHDLAVPATFDELKQIAEFFQNRDIDGKKVYGASIYTERGSEGITMGVMDVLYSYGFKYENPDKPYDMEGFVNSANAVKGLEFYKSLYDCCVPPGSSNGYMTEGVDAFKSGQVAMQMNFAFTWPGFNTDANVGGDRTGYFANPAGPNGEKFAQLGGQGISVVAASDKQDAALSYIKWFAQPSVQAKWWKLGGYSALRAVVEDPGFATSQPYAQTFLDSMAIVKDFWAEPSYATLLQSSQKWFHDYVVAGNGTAKQALDGLVADWHATFEEDGKY; this comes from the coding sequence ATGCTGACGCGGGCCTTTCTTGCCGCGGTCGTCGCCCTTGGCTTCAGTGCCGGCGCGGCGCAGGCCAAGGACCTGACGCTATGTTGGGCAGCCTGGGATCCGGCCAATGCGCTGGTGGAACTCAGCAAGGAATATGAAGCCCAGTCGGGCAACAAGATGCATTTCGAATTCGTGCCGTGGACCAGCTTTGCCGACCGCATGCTGAACGAGCTGAATTCGGGCGGCAAACTGTGCGACCTGATGATCGGCGACAGCCAGTGGATCGGCGGCGCCGCCGAGAACGGCCAGTACATCAAGCTCAACGACTTCTTCGATGCCAACAAGATCAAGATGGACGACTTCATCCCGGCGACGGTGGTGGGGTATTCCGAGTGGCCCAAGAACACGCCGAACTATTGGGCGCTTCCCGCCTTTGGCGACGTGGTCGGCTGGACCTATCGCAAGGATTGGTTCGCGCGTCCGGAACTGAAGACCGAATTCAAGGCGAAATACGGCCATGACCTGGCCGTGCCGGCTACCTTCGACGAACTGAAGCAGATCGCCGAATTCTTCCAGAACCGCGACATCGACGGCAAGAAGGTCTATGGCGCGTCGATCTATACCGAGCGCGGCTCGGAAGGCATCACCATGGGCGTGATGGACGTCCTCTATAGCTATGGCTTCAAATACGAAAACCCCGACAAGCCCTACGACATGGAAGGCTTCGTGAACTCCGCCAATGCCGTGAAGGGGCTGGAGTTCTACAAGTCGCTCTACGATTGCTGCGTGCCGCCGGGGTCATCGAATGGCTACATGACCGAGGGCGTCGACGCCTTCAAGTCGGGTCAGGTGGCCATGCAGATGAACTTCGCCTTCACCTGGCCGGGCTTCAACACCGATGCCAACGTCGGCGGGGACCGCACCGGCTATTTCGCCAACCCGGCCGGGCCGAATGGCGAGAAGTTCGCGCAGTTGGGCGGGCAGGGCATTTCGGTTGTCGCGGCTTCGGACAAGCAGGACGCCGCGCTGTCCTACATCAAGTGGTTCGCCCAACCTAGCGTCCAGGCCAAGTGGTGGAAATTGGGCGGTTACTCGGCCCTCCGCGCCGTGGTTGAAGACCCTGGCTTTGCCACCAGCCAGCCCTATGCGCAGACCTTCCTCGACAGCATGGCGATCGTGAAGGACTTCTGGGCTGAACCCAGCTACGCGACGTTGCTGCAATCCTCGCAGAAGTGGTTCCACGACTATGTGGTGGCCGGCAATGGCACCGCCAAGCAAGCCCTCGATGGTCTTGTGGCCGATTGGCACGCCACCTTCGAGGAAGACGGCAAGTACTGA
- a CDS encoding dihydroxyacetone kinase subunit DhaK — translation MTQFMNRRENIVTEAIEGTVMASGGRLTRLDGFPHIRVVMRADWDKSRVAIVSGGGSGHEPAHAGFVGPGMLTAAVCGDVFASPSVDAVLAGILAATGPAGCLLVVKNYTGDRLNFGLAAERARAFGLKVNMVVVDDDIALPNLPQSRGLAGTLFVHKVAGDLAEKGRDLATVTQAAERVIAGTRSIGMSLDTCTVPGSAKESRIAPGKAELGLGIHGEPGVEQIDFLGAEQAMAAMIDKLAAQAGDSEYVALLNNLGGASVLEMSVLAYELLRSELGKKIKFIVGPASMMTSLDMRGVSVSICPLTPDDEASLLSAVAMSAWPGCHRVITPVALALPDGLRPILPIPSQHPATRDFLVKCCDIMISLESELNALDAKSGDGDTGSTLAGAAKALIGALDHLPLADHTQLYRAIGLEFSQTMGGSSGVLLAIFFAAAGDAASSGLPMRDALLAGLARMQEIGGARLGDRTMIDALHPALSALNEGIAAAAVAARRGADHTATLSVAKAGRAAYVNAEKLSGHADPGAEAVARLFEALRS, via the coding sequence ATGACGCAGTTCATGAACAGGCGTGAGAACATCGTCACCGAAGCGATCGAGGGAACCGTGATGGCCTCCGGCGGGCGCCTGACGCGGCTGGATGGCTTTCCCCACATCCGCGTCGTGATGCGCGCCGATTGGGACAAGAGCCGGGTTGCCATCGTCTCCGGCGGTGGCTCGGGGCACGAGCCGGCGCATGCCGGCTTTGTCGGGCCGGGCATGCTGACGGCGGCGGTTTGCGGCGATGTCTTCGCCTCGCCATCCGTCGACGCGGTGCTGGCCGGCATTCTAGCCGCGACCGGACCGGCCGGCTGCCTGCTGGTGGTCAAGAACTATACCGGCGACCGGCTGAACTTCGGCCTCGCCGCCGAGCGGGCGCGCGCCTTCGGCCTCAAGGTGAACATGGTCGTCGTCGACGATGACATTGCCCTGCCCAACCTGCCGCAATCGCGCGGGCTGGCCGGCACGCTGTTCGTGCACAAGGTGGCCGGTGATCTCGCCGAGAAGGGCCGCGATCTCGCCACCGTCACCCAGGCCGCCGAAAGGGTCATTGCCGGTACCCGCTCGATCGGCATGTCGCTGGATACCTGCACCGTGCCCGGCTCGGCCAAGGAGAGCCGCATTGCGCCGGGCAAGGCCGAACTGGGCCTCGGCATTCACGGCGAACCGGGCGTGGAGCAGATCGACTTTCTCGGTGCCGAGCAGGCGATGGCGGCGATGATCGACAAGCTGGCAGCGCAAGCCGGCGACAGCGAATATGTCGCTTTGCTCAACAATCTCGGTGGCGCCTCGGTGCTGGAAATGTCGGTGCTGGCCTACGAGCTGTTGCGCTCGGAACTGGGCAAGAAGATCAAGTTCATCGTCGGGCCGGCCTCGATGATGACGTCGCTGGATATGCGCGGTGTCTCGGTGTCGATCTGTCCCCTGACGCCCGACGACGAGGCGTCGCTCCTGAGTGCCGTCGCCATGTCGGCGTGGCCTGGCTGCCATCGGGTCATCACTCCCGTCGCCTTGGCGCTGCCCGATGGCCTGAGGCCGATCCTGCCGATCCCCTCGCAGCATCCGGCAACGCGCGATTTCCTGGTAAAGTGCTGCGACATCATGATCTCGCTCGAATCCGAGCTGAATGCGCTGGACGCAAAATCGGGCGATGGTGACACCGGATCCACGCTTGCCGGCGCGGCCAAGGCATTGATCGGAGCCTTGGATCACCTGCCGCTCGCCGACCATACCCAGCTCTATCGGGCCATCGGGCTCGAGTTCAGCCAAACCATGGGCGGCTCCTCGGGTGTGCTGCTGGCGATCTTCTTCGCAGCGGCCGGCGATGCGGCCTCCAGCGGTTTGCCCATGCGCGATGCGCTCTTGGCCGGGCTGGCACGCATGCAGGAAATCGGCGGGGCAAGGCTGGGCGACCGCACCATGATCGACGCCCTTCACCCGGCGCTTTCCGCCCTGAACGAGGGTATTGCCGCCGCCGCCGTGGCGGCCCGCAGGGGAGCCGATCACACCGCCACCCTGAGTGTCGCCAAGGCCGGCCGCGCCGCCTACGTGAACGCCGAAAAGCTGAGCGGCCACGCCGACCCGGGGGCGGAGGCGGTGGCACGGTTGTTCGAGGCGCTGAGGAGTTAG
- a CDS encoding ABC transporter ATP-binding protein, whose protein sequence is MAEVLLQSVSKSFGPQTALAEVSLTIPDGAFVVLLGPTGAGKTTLLRMVSGLDKPDAGEVFIAGQSMRGLPPAQRNVAMVFQQYSLYPHLTVRENMEFPLKSPLLRTPKADMDRKVAEVAEILQISHKLDNKATALSGGEMQRVSIGRALVRNPSVYLMDEPLSSLDAKLRADLRIELKNIQANLGATFLYVTHDQIEAMTMATHVGVLDHGRLVQFGTPREIYEQPVSIYAAGRLGQPHINILPADLFGPAPSGATYIGMRPEQIQQGEGQDSLVKRVEHLGDQTRLHLAFKSHDLTTVIDAHTPLRAGDIVKIQPLKPFYFDAAGARIV, encoded by the coding sequence ATGGCTGAAGTCCTTTTGCAGAGCGTCTCGAAATCCTTCGGCCCACAGACCGCCCTTGCCGAGGTTTCCCTGACGATTCCCGACGGCGCCTTCGTGGTGCTGTTGGGGCCGACCGGCGCGGGAAAAACCACGCTGTTGCGCATGGTTTCCGGATTGGACAAGCCCGATGCTGGCGAGGTGTTCATCGCGGGGCAGTCTATGCGGGGCTTGCCGCCGGCCCAGCGCAATGTGGCGATGGTGTTCCAGCAATATTCGCTCTATCCGCATCTGACCGTGCGCGAGAACATGGAGTTTCCGCTGAAATCGCCCTTGCTCAGGACGCCCAAGGCTGACATGGACCGCAAGGTGGCCGAGGTGGCCGAAATCCTGCAAATCTCCCACAAGCTCGACAACAAGGCGACGGCCCTGTCCGGCGGCGAGATGCAGCGGGTGTCCATCGGTCGCGCGCTGGTTCGCAATCCGTCGGTCTACCTGATGGACGAGCCGCTGTCGTCGCTGGACGCCAAGTTGCGCGCCGATTTGCGCATCGAACTCAAGAACATCCAGGCCAATCTCGGGGCAACCTTTCTCTACGTCACCCACGATCAGATCGAGGCGATGACCATGGCCACCCATGTCGGCGTTCTCGACCATGGTCGGCTGGTGCAATTCGGCACGCCGCGCGAGATCTACGAACAGCCGGTCAGCATCTACGCCGCCGGGCGCCTGGGGCAGCCGCATATCAATATCCTGCCGGCCGACCTGTTCGGCCCGGCGCCTTCGGGCGCGACCTATATCGGCATGCGCCCCGAGCAAATCCAGCAAGGCGAAGGGCAGGACAGCTTGGTCAAGCGGGTCGAACATCTGGGGGACCAGACCCGCCTGCACCTGGCGTTCAAGAGCCACGATCTGACCACCGTCATCGATGCCCACACACCGTTGCGGGCAGGGGACATCGTCAAGATCCAGCCGCTGAAGCCATTCTATTTCGACGCCGCCGGCGCGCGCATTGTCTGA
- a CDS encoding restriction endonuclease — protein MSKSWMVRAERNGRLFDVFKQRSLVAIGWPALGDISEAKTRKTISDAFSRAYPGSKAQSQAMAAGQLHRFVNEMTIGDMVVTYDPSRRAYLVGEISSAYRHDQSADPEDTHVRSVRWDGEVSRDLLSVESRNSLGSISTLFRLSTEVSGELKKALSGNATPSVDGATPVSEAAEEDVFENMASRAHEFIKDKVNALNWDDMQELVAGLLRSLGYKTRVSDNGPDRGKDIVASPDGFGFESPRIVVEVKHRKGAMGAPDVRSFLGGRHPQDKGLYVSTGGFTREARYEAERANIPTALMDLDDLVKSLLEQYDKLDLETQQLIPLKRIFVPAWN, from the coding sequence ATGAGCAAGTCATGGATGGTTCGTGCTGAGCGCAACGGCAGGCTATTTGACGTCTTTAAGCAAAGATCATTGGTCGCCATCGGATGGCCTGCGCTCGGGGACATTTCCGAAGCAAAGACCCGCAAGACGATCAGTGATGCTTTTTCGCGAGCCTACCCCGGAAGCAAAGCCCAAAGCCAAGCGATGGCCGCGGGGCAGCTCCATCGCTTTGTCAATGAGATGACCATCGGCGACATGGTTGTGACTTATGACCCCTCTCGCCGGGCCTATCTCGTCGGAGAGATTTCCAGCGCGTATCGACACGATCAATCGGCTGATCCAGAGGATACTCACGTTCGGTCGGTAAGATGGGACGGTGAGGTCAGCCGCGACCTTCTGTCCGTCGAAAGCAGAAATAGCCTCGGATCAATCTCAACTCTGTTTCGCCTTTCAACTGAGGTCTCTGGAGAACTCAAGAAAGCTCTGTCAGGTAATGCAACGCCTTCTGTGGACGGAGCAACCCCGGTAAGCGAGGCGGCGGAAGAAGATGTTTTCGAAAACATGGCGAGCCGAGCGCATGAATTCATCAAGGATAAGGTCAACGCTCTGAACTGGGATGACATGCAGGAGCTCGTGGCTGGCCTTCTTCGCTCACTCGGCTACAAGACAAGGGTTTCGGATAATGGCCCCGATCGCGGCAAGGATATCGTTGCCTCGCCGGACGGATTTGGCTTTGAGTCACCGCGTATTGTGGTCGAGGTCAAACATCGAAAAGGCGCCATGGGCGCACCGGATGTTCGCAGCTTTCTCGGTGGTCGTCATCCACAGGACAAGGGTCTTTATGTCAGCACCGGCGGATTCACGCGGGAAGCGCGTTACGAAGCTGAGCGGGCCAACATTCCCACGGCCCTGATGGACCTCGACGATCTCGTGAAAAGCCTTCTCGAACAATATGATAAGCTCGACCTTGAGACACAGCAGCTTATTCCGCTGAAGCGCATTTTTGTTCCGGCCTGGAACTGA
- a CDS encoding C1 family peptidase: protein MDLNRRAALILGGLSVAELFTKQSRADNNSLTQQNLGFGWIRDLPDPQDSLLQSPSFGETAKRPKLIDLSPKFPKPYDQMRLGSCTANAIAAAVQYARKIHDKPVDFTPSRLFIYYEARKIIGNVYVDSGSRIRDGIKSVASIGVPPEDMWPYDGISGDRTTHVFPTGARSTIEPPKAVLDAAQKYKAISYAPLKQDAVTLESCLASGYPFIFGFSVFSNFRYDTKLLKTPTSDDTTTNSGHAVLAVGYNQEKRTFKIRNSWGINSNKNGYFDMDYDYVLSSGFSSDFWVLYQTLGFY from the coding sequence TGGCGGCCTATCAGTCGCAGAATTATTTACGAAACAAAGTAGAGCAGATAACAACTCGCTTACTCAGCAAAACCTTGGATTTGGATGGATAAGAGATCTTCCAGATCCCCAGGACAGCCTACTTCAGTCCCCATCCTTTGGTGAGACAGCAAAGCGACCGAAGCTAATTGATCTTTCCCCCAAATTTCCCAAGCCGTATGACCAAATGCGACTTGGAAGCTGTACAGCTAATGCTATAGCGGCAGCTGTTCAGTACGCGCGAAAAATTCATGACAAGCCTGTTGATTTCACGCCGTCGCGTCTTTTTATATATTATGAGGCCAGAAAGATAATCGGAAATGTCTACGTCGACAGCGGCTCGCGAATAAGAGACGGAATCAAATCCGTCGCATCAATTGGTGTGCCGCCAGAAGACATGTGGCCTTATGATGGGATTTCAGGAGATCGGACGACACATGTTTTCCCAACGGGAGCTCGTTCTACCATTGAACCGCCCAAGGCAGTTCTAGATGCTGCTCAAAAGTATAAAGCGATTTCCTATGCGCCCCTGAAGCAAGATGCGGTTACCTTAGAGAGTTGCTTAGCATCTGGGTATCCATTCATCTTTGGATTTTCTGTTTTTAGTAATTTTCGCTATGATACAAAGCTCCTAAAGACACCAACTTCAGATGACACAACGACAAACTCCGGCCATGCAGTTTTGGCAGTAGGATATAACCAAGAAAAACGTACTTTTAAAATTCGAAATTCTTGGGGCATCAACTCAAATAAAAACGGATATTTTGATATGGATTACGATTACGTACTAAGCTCAGGTTTTTCTAGTGATTTTTGGGTTCTGTACCAAACGCTAGGATTTTATTGA
- a CDS encoding carbohydrate ABC transporter permease encodes MSDHLVQRVASATPPKLARRIRGVSDRTIAWLFVTPTIFLLLAVNIFPLIWTIRLSLTNFRTNRPNNPVEFVGFDNYRKILTNPDTWASLQATAHFLIWTIVLQVVIGFTLAYLINKKFRGNDLWTTLIVLPMMLSPAVVGNFWTFLYQPQIGLFNYFIEFISGVDPASFSMIGDVSLAPWTIVLVDTWMWTPFVMLICLAGLRSIPPSIYEAAECDRASKWRQFWTITLPMALPFLMLAVLFRGIENFKMFDLVVQLTGGGPGATTLLTSIDLKREAFEKWRTGFASAYAVILFVTVFGLASIYVKALNKVKDR; translated from the coding sequence ATGTCCGATCATCTCGTCCAACGCGTCGCGTCAGCCACGCCACCCAAACTTGCGCGCCGTATCAGGGGTGTTTCTGACAGGACAATCGCCTGGCTGTTCGTGACGCCGACCATATTTCTGCTGCTGGCGGTGAACATCTTTCCGCTGATCTGGACGATCCGCCTGAGCTTGACGAATTTTCGCACCAACCGACCCAATAACCCGGTCGAGTTTGTTGGCTTCGACAACTACCGCAAGATCCTGACTAATCCCGATACTTGGGCATCCTTGCAGGCGACCGCGCACTTCCTGATCTGGACCATCGTTCTGCAGGTGGTGATCGGCTTTACGCTGGCCTATCTCATCAACAAAAAGTTTCGCGGCAACGATCTCTGGACGACGCTGATCGTGCTGCCGATGATGCTGTCACCGGCCGTCGTCGGCAATTTCTGGACCTTCCTGTATCAGCCACAGATCGGATTGTTCAATTACTTCATAGAGTTCATATCCGGCGTCGATCCCGCCAGCTTCTCCATGATCGGTGATGTCTCGCTCGCCCCTTGGACGATCGTCCTCGTCGACACCTGGATGTGGACGCCTTTCGTGATGCTGATCTGTCTGGCTGGTCTGAGGTCGATCCCTCCCAGCATCTATGAAGCCGCCGAATGCGATCGCGCCAGCAAGTGGCGGCAGTTCTGGACCATCACGCTGCCAATGGCGCTGCCCTTTCTGATGCTGGCCGTGCTGTTCCGGGGCATCGAGAACTTCAAGATGTTCGACCTCGTGGTGCAGCTCACCGGCGGCGGCCCTGGCGCCACCACCCTGCTGACCTCGATCGATCTCAAGCGCGAAGCCTTCGAGAAATGGCGCACCGGCTTTGCCTCGGCCTACGCGGTCATCCTGTTCGTGACCGTTTTCGGTCTGGCCTCGATCTACGTGAAGGCGCTCAACAAGGTGAAAGACAGATGA
- a CDS encoding carbohydrate ABC transporter permease — protein sequence MSYSITEPSNRQKWFAGVLVIGYALLTLLPLAWIIATGFKTPADAIAYPPKVVFTPSLEGYVNLFTSRSRVTPEDLAAMGPPTTWYDTIVRQYGMVINGPSRYGERFMNSVIIGFGSTFLSVFLGTIAAYAFSRFKVPLKDDLLFFILSTRMMPPIAVAIPIFLMYRQMGLSDTHLGMILLYTAVNLSLSVWLLKGFIDEIPIEYEEAALIDGYTRFQAFYKVVLPQAATGIASTAIFCLIFSWNEYAFAVLLTSGTAQTAPPFIPTIIGSGGKDWPAVAAGATLFLLPIMIFTILLRKHLLRGITFGAVRK from the coding sequence ATGAGCTACTCCATCACCGAGCCGTCAAACCGCCAGAAGTGGTTCGCTGGAGTGCTGGTTATCGGCTACGCGCTGCTGACCTTGCTGCCGCTCGCCTGGATCATCGCCACCGGCTTCAAGACACCGGCCGATGCCATCGCCTATCCCCCGAAAGTGGTCTTCACGCCGTCGCTGGAGGGATACGTCAATCTCTTCACCTCGCGCAGCCGGGTGACGCCAGAAGATCTGGCCGCCATGGGACCGCCGACCACCTGGTACGACACGATCGTGCGGCAATATGGCATGGTCATCAATGGCCCCTCGCGCTACGGCGAGCGGTTCATGAACTCGGTGATCATCGGCTTTGGCTCGACCTTTCTGTCGGTGTTCCTCGGCACCATTGCCGCCTATGCCTTCAGCCGCTTCAAGGTTCCCTTGAAGGACGATCTGCTGTTCTTCATCCTGTCGACCCGGATGATGCCGCCCATCGCCGTCGCCATCCCCATCTTCCTGATGTACCGGCAGATGGGATTGAGCGACACCCACCTCGGCATGATCCTGCTTTACACCGCCGTGAACCTGTCGCTGTCGGTCTGGCTGTTGAAGGGGTTCATCGATGAAATCCCCATCGAATACGAAGAAGCGGCGCTGATCGACGGCTACACGCGCTTCCAGGCCTTTTACAAGGTCGTCCTGCCGCAGGCGGCCACCGGCATCGCCTCCACCGCCATCTTCTGCCTGATCTTTTCCTGGAATGAATACGCTTTCGCGGTGCTCCTCACCTCGGGCACGGCGCAGACAGCGCCACCGTTCATCCCCACGATCATCGGCTCGGGCGGCAAGGACTGGCCCGCCGTGGCCGCCGGCGCCACGCTGTTCCTGCTGCCGATCATGATCTTCACCATCCTGCTCCGCAAACACCTGCTGCGCGGCATCACTTTCGGGGCGGTTCGCAAATGA
- a CDS encoding ABC transporter ATP-binding protein: protein MAQIVIKNLRKEFGAFTAVQSSSFTIEDGEFFMLLGPSGCGKTTTLRMIAGLELPTAGEIYINGIEVSQKPASKRDIAFVFQMFALYPHMNVRKNISYPLVSQGMPRDQVRAKVNEVAEILGITALLEKPVGGLSGGDRQRVALGRAVVRDPACFLMDEPLGALDAEFREHMAQELRALHDRMHATTVYVTHDQLEAMQMGDKIVVMNHGVVEQFGRPQEIYDWPATTFVAKFIGSPAMNLLPFDGMVGNGATSVMLAGTEVHIPKMISGDDGGLVLGVRPEHVHLDDDAGYRGRILAVEYLGTTQIVTLDTALGQVKVRIGSDKVAIVGDTVGLRFDARSISLFAANGHALISTANQKVLHHG from the coding sequence ATGGCACAGATCGTCATCAAGAACCTACGCAAGGAATTTGGCGCTTTCACCGCCGTGCAGTCGTCCAGCTTTACCATTGAAGACGGCGAGTTCTTCATGCTGTTGGGCCCGTCGGGCTGCGGCAAGACGACCACGTTGCGCATGATCGCCGGGCTGGAGCTGCCGACGGCGGGCGAGATCTACATCAACGGCATCGAAGTCAGCCAGAAGCCGGCCTCCAAGCGTGATATCGCCTTCGTGTTCCAGATGTTCGCGCTCTATCCGCACATGAACGTGCGCAAGAACATCTCCTATCCCTTGGTCAGCCAGGGAATGCCGCGCGACCAGGTGCGCGCCAAGGTCAACGAAGTCGCCGAGATTCTGGGCATCACCGCGTTGCTGGAAAAGCCGGTGGGTGGACTGTCCGGCGGCGACCGGCAGCGCGTCGCGCTCGGGCGCGCCGTGGTGCGCGATCCAGCCTGCTTTCTCATGGATGAGCCGCTGGGCGCGCTGGACGCCGAGTTCCGCGAGCACATGGCGCAAGAGCTGCGCGCCCTTCACGACCGGATGCACGCCACCACGGTCTATGTGACGCATGACCAGCTCGAGGCCATGCAGATGGGCGACAAGATCGTGGTGATGAACCACGGCGTCGTCGAGCAGTTCGGCCGCCCGCAGGAAATCTACGACTGGCCGGCCACCACCTTCGTGGCAAAGTTCATCGGCTCTCCGGCAATGAACCTGTTGCCGTTCGACGGCATGGTGGGAAATGGCGCGACCTCGGTCATGCTGGCTGGCACCGAGGTACACATCCCCAAGATGATCAGCGGCGACGACGGCGGGCTGGTCCTGGGCGTGCGGCCCGAGCATGTTCATCTGGACGACGATGCGGGATATCGCGGGCGCATCCTCGCGGTCGAATATCTCGGCACCACGCAGATCGTCACGCTGGATACGGCGCTTGGGCAGGTCAAGGTCCGTATCGGTTCGGACAAGGTGGCGATCGTTGGCGATACCGTCGGGCTCAGGTTCGATGCCCGCTCGATCTCGCTGTTCGCGGCCAATGGCCATGCGTTGATCTCAACGGCCAATCAAAAGGTGCTGCATCATGGCTGA
- the rlmB gene encoding 23S rRNA (guanosine(2251)-2'-O)-methyltransferase RlmB, which produces MSDDTPSSKRPPRRSGPPQGRPAGKFGPRDFRPRPKREREAGEALWLYGLHTVEFALKNPRRVALRLLATRNAQARLAERFPEGKLPIAAEEASPYSLDRLLGSEAVHQGCALEVQPLKPLTTLDLSGARLVLALDQVTDPHNVGAILRSATAFSVDAVLTTTRHSAAESGVLAKSASGALDVVPVTTVRNLGDTLEEMKAAGFTVVGLDSEAPEALDEARFAAPVCLVLGAEGKGLRQRTRELCDVVTRIDMPGEIKSLNVSNAAVLSLYMVRKAIAGA; this is translated from the coding sequence ATGTCAGACGATACTCCTTCTTCCAAGCGCCCTCCCAGACGTTCCGGCCCGCCGCAAGGCCGGCCCGCCGGCAAATTCGGTCCGCGCGATTTTCGCCCCCGCCCCAAGCGCGAGCGCGAGGCGGGCGAGGCGCTGTGGCTCTACGGCCTCCACACGGTGGAATTTGCGCTGAAGAACCCTCGCCGGGTCGCCCTGCGCCTGCTCGCCACGCGCAACGCCCAGGCCCGCCTTGCCGAGCGCTTCCCCGAGGGCAAGCTGCCGATCGCCGCCGAGGAGGCGTCGCCGTACTCTCTCGACCGGTTGCTTGGCTCCGAGGCCGTTCACCAAGGGTGCGCGCTGGAGGTCCAGCCGCTCAAGCCGCTGACCACGCTAGACCTTTCTGGCGCCCGTCTTGTGCTGGCGCTCGACCAGGTGACCGATCCGCACAACGTCGGCGCCATCCTGCGGTCGGCAACGGCTTTCTCGGTCGATGCGGTGCTGACGACGACGCGCCACAGCGCCGCCGAATCCGGCGTGCTGGCAAAATCGGCGTCCGGCGCGCTCGACGTGGTGCCGGTAACCACCGTCCGCAATCTCGGCGATACGCTGGAAGAAATGAAGGCGGCCGGCTTCACGGTGGTAGGGCTTGATTCGGAGGCCCCTGAGGCGCTGGACGAAGCTCGCTTTGCCGCGCCGGTCTGTCTGGTGCTCGGCGCCGAGGGCAAGGGGCTGCGTCAGCGGACGCGCGAACTCTGCGACGTGGTCACCCGCATCGACATGCCCGGCGAAATCAAGAGCCTCAACGTCTCCAACGCGGCGGTGCTGTCGCTCTACATGGTGCGCAAGGCAATTGCCGGCGCCTGA
- a CDS encoding LacI family DNA-binding transcriptional regulator, with product MASSFLGTYLKSVALGQNFNEKRPMSNAGSQMRPTTKDLAVEAGVSLATVDRVLNNRPGVRQDTIVKVNQAIQKLGFIRNVVAANLARGKNYRFLFLLPRTGDEFLAGLIARIHEANQSFAAEMIHADVMHIHESDPHQIANVLGSLDLDQVDGIAIMAPESPQVRDAKTRLIEKGIDTVSFIAGQIASDHDDFVGIDNHAAGATAGRLMGRFLERAEGAILVIAETMLARDSLERRLGFDELINTDYPHLTVLPSLETYGDAERTARIIRNSLLSQRKIAGVYIVSSEARVPLEVVTQVFAKDKPVIIAHERTPFTEAALRSHQVDALITQDPGHLVRSAIRILRARRDGREILASQEKIRIEVLIEENL from the coding sequence ATGGCAAGCTCTTTTTTAGGTACGTACCTCAAATCTGTTGCGCTCGGCCAAAATTTCAATGAAAAGAGACCAATGAGCAATGCGGGAAGTCAGATGCGACCGACAACCAAGGATTTGGCCGTTGAGGCGGGCGTCAGCCTCGCGACGGTGGATCGGGTTCTGAACAACCGGCCCGGCGTGCGCCAGGACACCATCGTCAAAGTAAACCAAGCCATTCAAAAGCTAGGGTTCATTCGCAACGTGGTCGCCGCCAATCTGGCGCGAGGAAAAAACTATCGCTTCCTGTTTTTGCTGCCGCGAACCGGCGACGAATTTCTCGCCGGCCTGATCGCGCGCATTCACGAGGCCAATCAGAGCTTCGCGGCGGAGATGATCCACGCCGATGTCATGCATATCCACGAAAGCGATCCGCACCAGATCGCCAATGTGCTCGGCTCGCTCGACCTCGATCAGGTGGACGGCATAGCCATCATGGCCCCTGAATCGCCCCAGGTACGCGATGCCAAGACTCGCCTGATCGAAAAAGGCATAGACACCGTCAGTTTCATCGCCGGGCAGATCGCCAGCGACCACGATGATTTCGTGGGCATCGACAACCACGCGGCGGGGGCCACGGCGGGACGGCTGATGGGGCGCTTTCTGGAGCGCGCCGAGGGGGCGATCCTTGTCATCGCCGAGACGATGCTCGCCCGCGACAGCCTGGAGCGGCGGCTGGGTTTTGATGAACTCATCAATACCGACTATCCGCACCTGACGGTGCTGCCGTCCCTGGAAACCTATGGCGACGCGGAGCGCACGGCGCGCATCATTCGCAACAGCCTTCTCAGCCAGCGCAAAATCGCCGGTGTTTACATCGTCAGTTCCGAGGCGCGCGTTCCCCTTGAGGTGGTCACCCAGGTTTTCGCCAAGGACAAGCCGGTGATCATTGCTCACGAGCGCACGCCCTTCACGGAAGCCGCCTTGCGCTCGCATCAGGTCGACGCCCTGATCACTCAAGACCCCGGTCATCTGGTGCGCAGCGCCATCCGCATCCTCAGAGCCCGCCGGGATGGGCGCGAAATACTGGCCTCCCAGGAGAAGATCCGGATCGAGGTCCTGATCGAGGAAAACCTGTAG